The Pseudomonas entomophila genome segment GGTAGGCCAGCCCCTGAGCTTCTTCGCGCAAGGCCTGGCGTAGCGTCTCGTTCACCGGCAGTGCGGCGATCAGGGCGAAGTCGAAGGCCTGCTGGAGGTCGTTGGTCAGGTACTGGCGCAGGAACACTGGCAGCACCTCGGCGATCGTCTGGCGGTCGGCCTCGGATGCCGTCTGCCAGTAGATCCGCGTCAGGCGTGCCCAGAAAGTCGAGTGGCGACCTTCGTCGAGCAGGTGGTCGGCCATCAGCCCTTTCACCGAGGGCTTGACCGAGTTGTCGCGGGCGAACGCTGCCACATCGTCGGTCAGGGTGTTCTCGGCAATGCCCACGCAGATCAGCTCCACCGCATCGCGCAGACCCTCGGGTACCTGCGCCACGGCCGCCGGGATGGCCCGGCTGAGCTCGATCTCCTGGGGCAGGGCAATCGGTTCGACACCGGTCAGGGCAATGGTCTGCTGCAGGAAATCCATGGCCACCAAGGCGTGGTAGTCCTCATCCACCACTACGG includes the following:
- a CDS encoding diiron oxygenase — encoded protein: MNAHEYRSFAEAWEERATIRTRPRRLVEDDQRLIYPLSRQPLVLGATFQRECPQLRDFVLVQSLYKFINDVVIFETEIVDRTARRIAKDRFAVRFPFACRYDAMTVVVDEDYHALVAMDFLQQTIALTGVEPIALPQEIELSRAIPAAVAQVPEGLRDAVELICVGIAENTLTDDVAAFARDNSVKPSVKGLMADHLLDEGRHSTFWARLTRIYWQTASEADRQTIAEVLPVFLRQYLTNDLQQAFDFALIAALPVNETLRQALREEAQGLAYPINHQHPLLGNILRFFRASSMLESACVQQALRDYLP